A DNA window from Roseovarius sp. Pro17 contains the following coding sequences:
- a CDS encoding N,N-dimethylformamidase beta subunit family domain-containing protein has product MPLPYITGYTDHVSLLRGGRLKIMASCTSADQFEAALVRVRCGDLNPEGPGFSETVIPSKFDGSYPAREQIANAGSSVLIDMAECEFIDFTAMAHIWPTSHGGEQVILSRTGPDGAFRLFLSDSYLVAEITDSGGTARLAGRMPLVTRQWHLVAMTFGGGKLTVTQEPYSRSGAGERPIMAECPVDFDWTCDTTAPLLIAARRISTEGEKLRTDCHFNGKIEKPRLARKALTRLEIETLRQAAIPPDLNDEVIGFWDFSREIDSEIVRDLSRNGHHGKTVNLPARAMTGSNWTGEEVKWAAAPEQYGAIHFHDDDIYDAGWDTDIDAQLPDDLPSGAYAIRLTAGNKVERLPFFVRPRPTDKPAPLLYIASTATYWAYANLNPVPFPIAELLSSRLIILHEANRLIDEHPEWGPSLYDIHSDGSGVCYSSRFRPILNFRPGYISSFGANGSNLREYNADTHILDWLEATGQDYDVVTDEDLHREGYPLLARYSAIMTGTHPEYFSAEMWDGVKSYTDGGGRMMVMGGNGFYWRIAFHPRLRGVIEVRRSGPAIRTWETQPGEEYHAFDGKLGGLWRAQGKPPQSIGGVGFISEGFDLSTGYRRTDAGRGRRTAFIFDGVEGDWIGGFGLQGGGAAGVEIDHADTALGTPTHTVILASSEGHTEAYRLVNEEMSITVPTVTAPAEARIAADMVFFETRGGGAVFNTGSIAWAGSLSHDDYTNNVSQISWNVLRRFLDPAPFQTPQED; this is encoded by the coding sequence ATGCCCCTTCCCTATATCACCGGCTACACCGACCACGTCAGCCTGCTGCGCGGCGGGCGCCTAAAGATCATGGCGTCCTGCACATCCGCCGATCAGTTCGAGGCCGCATTGGTGCGTGTGCGCTGCGGCGACCTAAATCCGGAGGGGCCGGGATTTTCCGAAACAGTTATCCCGTCAAAGTTTGACGGCAGCTACCCCGCGCGCGAACAGATCGCCAATGCCGGGTCGTCCGTTCTGATCGACATGGCCGAATGCGAGTTTATCGATTTTACCGCCATGGCACATATCTGGCCGACGTCCCATGGCGGCGAACAGGTCATTCTGTCTCGTACTGGACCGGATGGCGCGTTTCGCCTGTTTCTGTCGGATAGTTACCTAGTGGCAGAGATCACGGACTCGGGCGGCACTGCCCGCTTGGCGGGCCGCATGCCTTTGGTCACACGGCAATGGCATTTGGTCGCGATGACGTTTGGCGGTGGTAAACTTACGGTAACGCAAGAACCCTATTCGCGCAGCGGGGCGGGTGAACGCCCGATCATGGCAGAATGCCCGGTCGACTTTGACTGGACGTGCGACACTACAGCACCACTGCTGATCGCGGCGCGGCGCATTTCAACTGAAGGGGAAAAGCTGCGCACCGATTGCCACTTCAACGGTAAGATCGAAAAGCCGCGGCTGGCTCGCAAAGCCCTCACGCGCCTAGAGATCGAAACATTGCGCCAAGCCGCCATTCCGCCAGACCTAAACGATGAGGTCATCGGTTTTTGGGATTTCTCCCGGGAGATCGATAGCGAAATCGTGCGCGATCTGTCCCGCAATGGGCATCACGGTAAAACCGTCAACCTGCCCGCGCGCGCCATGACCGGATCGAACTGGACTGGCGAAGAAGTGAAATGGGCCGCAGCCCCCGAACAATACGGCGCGATCCACTTCCACGATGATGATATCTACGACGCCGGCTGGGACACCGATATTGACGCACAGTTGCCAGATGATCTTCCCTCAGGCGCCTATGCCATCCGCCTTACGGCGGGCAACAAAGTGGAACGCCTCCCATTCTTTGTACGCCCCCGGCCCACAGACAAGCCCGCGCCGCTGCTCTATATCGCGTCTACGGCGACATACTGGGCCTATGCCAACCTAAACCCGGTGCCGTTCCCTATCGCCGAACTGCTATCCAGCCGCCTCATTATCCTACACGAGGCAAACCGCCTGATCGACGAGCATCCCGAATGGGGGCCGTCACTGTATGATATCCACTCGGACGGCTCTGGCGTGTGCTATTCCTCGCGCTTTCGCCCAATCCTGAATTTCCGTCCAGGCTATATCTCGAGTTTTGGCGCGAATGGCTCAAATCTGCGCGAATACAACGCCGACACGCATATTCTGGATTGGCTGGAGGCCACAGGGCAAGACTACGACGTCGTCACCGACGAGGATCTGCACCGCGAAGGCTATCCCCTGCTGGCGCGCTATAGTGCAATCATGACAGGCACCCATCCCGAGTATTTTTCGGCCGAAATGTGGGACGGCGTCAAAAGCTATACCGACGGCGGCGGGCGCATGATGGTGATGGGCGGCAATGGTTTCTACTGGCGCATCGCATTTCATCCGCGCCTGCGCGGCGTGATCGAAGTGCGCCGCTCTGGACCCGCGATACGCACATGGGAAACCCAGCCGGGCGAGGAATACCACGCCTTTGATGGCAAACTTGGCGGCCTCTGGCGCGCGCAGGGCAAGCCGCCGCAATCTATCGGCGGCGTCGGCTTCATTTCCGAGGGGTTCGATCTTTCCACCGGCTATCGGCGCACTGATGCAGGACGCGGACGACGCACGGCCTTCATTTTCGACGGGGTCGAAGGCGACTGGATCGGCGGGTTCGGATTGCAGGGTGGCGGCGCAGCAGGGGTCGAGATCGACCATGCCGACACCGCCCTTGGCACGCCCACGCATACAGTGATCCTGGCTTCGTCCGAAGGACATACAGAGGCATACCGCCTAGTGAACGAGGAAATGTCGATCACCGTGCCAACCGTCACCGCCCCTGCCGAGGCGCGAATTGCCGCCGACATGGTTTTCTTCGAGACGCGCGGCGGTGGGGCGGTGTTCAACACCGGCTCAATCGCGTGGGCGGGCAGCCTCAGCCATGATGACTATACCAACAACGTGTCACAAATTTCTTGGAACGTGTTACGGCGCTTTTTGGACCCCGCGCCGTTCCAAACGCCACAGGAGGACTAA
- a CDS encoding CoA transferase translates to MTDVPKPLDGIRVLDLATFIAAPMAAGILGEFGAEVIKIEQPKAGDPLRRFGVPADEIGATYCWLSEARNKKSVTLDLRRPEGADIFKQLAAEVDVVCENFRPGKMEEWGLGWDTLCAINPRLVMLRVSGYGQTGPNATRPGFARIAHAFGGLSHLTGEVDGPPLTPGSTSLADYISGVYGALGILLALRVSEHAGVGQYVDLALYEPVLRMLDDLIPAYAAKGIVRGRQGLGTSNACPHGHFRTSDGWVAIACTNDRMFERLARAIQQPELATPERFGTTPARLNNSGEVDAIVQGWTLQMTTDNLVAYCAERDVPCAAVNTVEQIFADPHIAARQNLVTLAHDILGPVTVPAVLPRLSETPGVVGTLGPALGSSNEDIYTGLLGIDAEHMTALKESGVI, encoded by the coding sequence ATGACAGACGTACCTAAACCACTGGACGGAATCCGCGTGCTCGATCTGGCCACGTTCATCGCAGCACCTATGGCGGCGGGAATCTTGGGCGAATTCGGCGCCGAAGTCATTAAAATCGAGCAGCCGAAGGCCGGCGACCCGCTACGCCGCTTTGGCGTGCCTGCGGACGAAATTGGAGCCACCTATTGCTGGCTAAGCGAAGCGCGCAACAAAAAATCCGTCACGCTGGACCTGCGCCGGCCTGAGGGTGCCGATATTTTCAAACAACTGGCCGCTGAGGTAGATGTCGTCTGCGAGAATTTCCGACCCGGAAAAATGGAGGAATGGGGGCTGGGCTGGGATACCCTTTGCGCGATCAATCCCCGGCTCGTAATGCTACGGGTGTCGGGCTATGGTCAAACCGGCCCCAACGCCACGCGCCCGGGTTTTGCACGCATTGCGCATGCGTTTGGCGGTCTCAGCCACTTGACAGGCGAGGTGGACGGGCCGCCGTTGACGCCCGGTTCGACATCGCTCGCCGACTATATTTCGGGCGTCTATGGCGCGCTTGGCATTTTGTTGGCATTGCGGGTCAGCGAACATGCGGGGGTGGGTCAGTATGTCGATCTGGCGCTTTATGAGCCAGTGCTGCGCATGCTGGACGACCTTATTCCAGCCTATGCTGCCAAGGGGATCGTGCGCGGGCGGCAGGGTCTTGGCACCTCTAACGCCTGCCCGCACGGACATTTTCGCACCTCTGACGGCTGGGTTGCTATCGCCTGTACAAACGACCGGATGTTCGAACGGCTAGCGCGCGCAATTCAGCAGCCTGAACTGGCCACGCCGGAGCGTTTTGGCACCACACCTGCGCGCCTCAATAACTCGGGTGAGGTGGACGCAATAGTGCAGGGTTGGACCTTGCAAATGACGACTGACAATCTGGTCGCCTACTGCGCTGAACGCGATGTGCCTTGCGCCGCTGTGAATACGGTCGAACAGATATTCGCCGATCCGCATATCGCTGCACGCCAGAACCTCGTTACGCTGGCGCATGATATTCTGGGGCCAGTCACAGTCCCTGCGGTATTGCCCCGCCTATCTGAAACGCCTGGAGTGGTTGGCACACTTGGCCCTGCCTTGGGTTCCTCCAACGAAGACATATATACGGGGCTGTTGGGCATCGATGCTGAGCACATGACTGCATTGAAGGAAAGTGGCGTCATATGA
- a CDS encoding LysR family transcriptional regulator, producing MDVRQLRYFLTIGRCGSFSRASVELNVAQPALSHHVANLEAELGVKLFDRSTRGVVATECGKTLMHHAEIILRQMTHATRDVQDCSSQPSGPVQIGLPTSVSIELAVPLLTEVENRFPAITLNVNENHSGYLSEWLGSGQLDLAILFDVEESAAFDLTYVLTEPLYFVTAPGGPAAGRDAVDLDTLNELPLVVTGQAHGLRQVLDRHQRDNGLRLNIKTELDSLNAIKKLVGAGYGHSVLPWCAIQAECHSGALCAAEIRNPTLSREVYLASSKDWALSRAAEVIAGVTGELVRGLVASDRMRGTQRP from the coding sequence ATGGATGTTCGCCAATTACGCTATTTTTTGACCATCGGGCGCTGCGGCAGTTTTTCGCGCGCCTCGGTAGAGTTGAACGTGGCGCAGCCCGCGCTGAGCCATCACGTCGCCAATCTGGAGGCCGAACTGGGCGTAAAGCTGTTTGATCGCTCGACGCGGGGGGTGGTTGCCACCGAATGCGGCAAGACGCTGATGCATCATGCCGAGATCATCCTTCGCCAGATGACCCACGCTACGCGCGATGTGCAGGACTGTTCTTCGCAGCCATCAGGGCCGGTCCAGATTGGTCTGCCGACGTCGGTGTCTATCGAACTGGCTGTGCCGTTGCTGACCGAGGTGGAAAATCGGTTTCCGGCGATCACGCTGAACGTCAATGAGAACCACTCGGGTTATTTGTCCGAATGGCTGGGGTCGGGGCAGTTGGACCTGGCGATCTTGTTCGATGTTGAGGAAAGCGCCGCCTTCGATCTGACCTATGTCCTTACCGAGCCGCTATATTTCGTCACTGCGCCGGGCGGGCCTGCGGCGGGGCGCGATGCGGTCGATCTGGATACGCTCAACGAACTGCCGCTGGTCGTGACTGGGCAGGCGCATGGGCTGCGGCAGGTACTGGACCGTCACCAGCGCGACAATGGGTTACGTTTGAACATCAAGACCGAACTCGACTCACTGAACGCGATCAAGAAACTGGTCGGTGCGGGCTATGGTCATTCGGTTCTGCCGTGGTGCGCTATTCAGGCAGAGTGCCACTCGGGCGCGCTCTGCGCCGCAGAGATCCGAAATCCAACCCTTTCGCGAGAGGTCTATCTGGCTTCCAGCAAGGACTGGGCACTCTCGCGTGCTGCTGAGGTCATTGCGGGCGTGACCGGCGAGTTGGTGCGCGGTCTGGTCGCATCTGACCGGATGCGCGGCACGCAGCGCCCATAA
- a CDS encoding ABC transporter substrate-binding protein produces the protein MIRKSGSIVTAAVVSVAFSFSGPVMAQDKTVTLGVLGAFAGPFAADAVEGYNGAALAAKEINAAGGVNGYMFEVDKFDTKEMTPDAVLSAVERLKSTDNLGAIVTPFGSLSGFEMDYVAEIGVPYMVAANSNQYRSIIQEDPDFYKNVWSLAPSYDAYQTELPKVIDAMTEAGTFDAGDKTYAIIGSDNPYSMPIYEGLKTAMDAAGWTMTFDDVVPPVEINDWRVMLSQIRQNPPSVIINTEASSSNAASFMNQFMEDPTDSLLFIQYAPSVPEFVDLTEENSTGVLYNMLGGPISGEVRPRTKEIGDKYTAEYGYDSSIYGYIVYEMVYLYADLLGKVGDPMDYAAINAELAQTDKEMVHGRVKFDPETHLSIQGDGYLPIQFYQIWDGNRVTIYPSEYATGDSQTPPWMAK, from the coding sequence ATGATCAGGAAATCCGGTTCCATCGTGACTGCGGCGGTGGTTTCTGTCGCGTTCTCGTTTTCTGGGCCCGTCATGGCGCAGGATAAAACGGTTACTTTGGGCGTGCTTGGCGCGTTTGCAGGCCCCTTCGCCGCAGACGCGGTTGAGGGTTATAACGGGGCTGCATTAGCCGCCAAGGAAATCAACGCAGCAGGCGGCGTCAACGGCTACATGTTCGAGGTTGACAAGTTTGACACAAAGGAAATGACGCCGGATGCAGTGCTGTCCGCGGTCGAGCGTCTAAAATCCACCGACAATCTGGGGGCCATCGTGACCCCATTCGGATCGTTGTCGGGGTTTGAGATGGATTATGTCGCCGAAATCGGCGTGCCGTACATGGTCGCCGCGAACTCGAACCAATACCGTTCGATCATTCAGGAAGATCCCGATTTTTATAAAAACGTCTGGTCACTGGCACCTTCCTATGATGCCTACCAGACCGAGCTGCCTAAGGTTATCGACGCGATGACCGAGGCCGGTACCTTCGATGCCGGCGACAAGACATATGCCATCATTGGGTCGGACAATCCCTATTCCATGCCGATCTATGAGGGGCTGAAAACGGCCATGGACGCGGCCGGATGGACCATGACGTTCGACGACGTTGTTCCCCCGGTCGAGATCAACGACTGGCGCGTGATGTTGTCGCAAATCCGCCAGAACCCGCCGTCGGTCATCATTAATACCGAAGCGTCGTCGTCCAACGCCGCGTCATTCATGAACCAGTTCATGGAAGACCCGACAGATTCGCTGCTTTTCATCCAATATGCTCCGTCGGTGCCAGAATTCGTCGACCTTACCGAGGAAAATTCGACCGGGGTGCTATACAACATGCTGGGCGGTCCGATTTCGGGCGAGGTGCGTCCGCGCACCAAGGAAATCGGCGATAAGTACACGGCCGAGTATGGCTATGACAGCTCGATTTACGGCTACATCGTGTATGAGATGGTTTATCTCTATGCCGATTTGCTGGGCAAGGTCGGCGATCCTATGGACTATGCTGCAATCAACGCCGAACTGGCGCAGACTGACAAGGAAATGGTCCACGGGCGGGTAAAGTTCGATCCGGAAACCCACCTCTCCATTCAGGGCGATGGCTATCTGCCGATCCAGTTCTACCAGATCTGGGATGGAAACCGTGTTACGATCTATCCCAGCGAATACGCCACCGGCGACAGCCAGACACCACCATGGATGGCCAAGTAA
- a CDS encoding ABC transporter ATP-binding protein produces MALLEVDGLTKSFGALSALRGVSFSIEKGEVLGLAGPNGSGKSTLFNMLTKIPTGPDAGEVRLDGQSLKRMRAHQIARAGLVRIFQTETDFGDLSVIENVLVSMPPETQPGRRAGRGVAMALLAEFDLADHADQPSGEIGVFNRKKLMIVTALARQPKVLLLDEPAAGLSKPEVKAMIALIKQINAKGIAVVVIEHVISLLLALSEQLIVLNYGEVLARGNPRDVVRDPAVVEAYLGSAADDV; encoded by the coding sequence ATGGCATTGCTTGAAGTTGACGGACTGACAAAAAGCTTCGGAGCGCTCTCGGCGCTCCGTGGCGTCTCTTTCTCCATAGAGAAAGGCGAGGTGCTGGGGCTGGCCGGACCAAATGGATCAGGCAAAAGCACCCTGTTCAATATGTTGACCAAAATCCCCACCGGCCCGGATGCGGGTGAGGTGCGTCTGGATGGTCAAAGCTTGAAGAGGATGCGCGCCCATCAGATTGCCCGTGCTGGGCTGGTGCGCATCTTTCAGACTGAAACTGATTTTGGTGATCTTTCGGTGATCGAGAATGTTCTCGTTTCTATGCCGCCCGAGACACAGCCGGGTCGCCGGGCGGGCCGGGGCGTCGCGATGGCGCTGCTGGCCGAATTCGACCTTGCGGATCACGCGGACCAGCCTTCGGGCGAGATCGGCGTGTTCAATCGTAAGAAACTGATGATCGTAACGGCCCTAGCCCGACAACCCAAGGTTTTGCTGCTGGATGAACCTGCGGCGGGCCTGTCCAAGCCCGAGGTCAAGGCAATGATCGCGCTGATCAAGCAAATCAACGCCAAAGGGATCGCTGTAGTTGTGATCGAACATGTCATTTCTCTGCTTCTTGCACTGTCAGAACAGCTGATCGTACTGAATTACGGTGAGGTTCTCGCACGCGGCAATCCGCGCGATGTGGTGCGCGACCCGGCAGTTGTGGAGGCATATCTGGGAAGTGCGGCCGACGATGTCTGA
- a CDS encoding ABC transporter ATP-binding protein encodes MSEHVLQVEGLVAGYGRQPVLHGLNLQVGIGDTLGLIGPNGHGKTTLFRAISGLIPVWRGTVRFFGDDITRLPTPSIAARGLVHVPQGNHLFPDMTVLENLHLGAYAPRPRKAWRSTLEEVFALFPRLEERKSQRCRTLSGGERQMVSIGCGLMGQPKLLILDEPTLGLSPRLKGELRDAIGEIIASGTQLIIVEQDPEFLRKLTTRQVFVEEGLARNDFVSGSLEHSKIMEMYFGMD; translated from the coding sequence ATGTCTGAACACGTTCTGCAAGTCGAGGGCCTTGTCGCGGGCTATGGGCGCCAGCCGGTCCTCCATGGTCTTAATCTGCAAGTCGGGATAGGCGATACCCTTGGCCTTATCGGTCCCAACGGACATGGAAAGACCACCCTTTTCCGTGCGATCTCAGGGTTGATTCCGGTGTGGCGTGGCACGGTTCGTTTTTTTGGCGACGACATCACACGCCTGCCCACCCCGTCCATTGCAGCGCGGGGCCTCGTGCATGTGCCGCAGGGCAACCATCTATTCCCGGATATGACCGTGTTGGAGAACCTGCATTTAGGAGCCTATGCACCCCGTCCACGCAAAGCGTGGCGCAGCACGCTGGAAGAGGTATTTGCCCTTTTTCCACGCCTTGAAGAGCGTAAATCGCAGCGCTGTCGCACACTGTCGGGGGGCGAGCGTCAGATGGTCTCGATCGGCTGCGGACTAATGGGGCAGCCCAAACTGTTGATCCTTGATGAGCCGACGCTGGGCCTGTCACCGCGCCTGAAGGGTGAGTTGCGCGATGCGATCGGGGAAATCATCGCGTCGGGCACGCAACTGATCATCGTCGAGCAAGACCCTGAATTTCTGCGCAAACTAACCACGCGGCAGGTTTTCGTCGAAGAAGGGCTGGCGCGGAATGACTTCGTGTCTGGCAGTTTAGAGCACAGCAAGATCATGGAGATGTATTTTGGAATGGATTGA
- a CDS encoding branched-chain amino acid ABC transporter permease translates to MEWIDQIGSAARAIFASGLVLSSLYVLIAAGLAIVWNTLGIFNFAHGAIMVIGAYVAWTVSDPAALGWGLLPGIVIAVATSAILGLVINRLLILPFLTQPNLVLITVMTTLSGAFFLENSALLIWGPRIKQLEKVVSGNVSVGGTAISGHEATIIVLAPLLMLGLWAFLRFTWVGSAVRAVAQNREFAELSGIRARAMYAVAFAIAAGLAGFAGVMLGAIRFITPGLGGEPLIKAMIVVILGGLGSIPGTIIGSYLVGFGEAASTYFLGAYWTQAALFLVFIIILVIRPNGIMGRK, encoded by the coding sequence TTGGAATGGATTGACCAGATTGGCAGCGCGGCCCGCGCCATATTTGCGTCGGGCCTAGTGCTGTCGTCGCTCTATGTCCTGATCGCGGCTGGGCTAGCTATTGTGTGGAACACGCTGGGTATCTTCAACTTCGCGCATGGCGCGATTATGGTGATCGGTGCCTATGTCGCGTGGACAGTTTCGGATCCTGCTGCACTGGGTTGGGGATTGCTACCCGGTATTGTCATTGCTGTCGCGACTTCCGCCATACTAGGGCTGGTGATAAATCGCCTGCTGATCCTGCCATTCCTGACCCAACCCAACCTCGTTTTGATCACGGTCATGACCACGCTGTCGGGTGCGTTCTTTTTGGAGAACTCGGCCCTGCTGATCTGGGGGCCACGGATCAAACAACTGGAGAAAGTGGTATCTGGAAATGTCTCGGTCGGTGGAACCGCTATCTCGGGACATGAGGCGACGATTATCGTGTTGGCACCGCTCCTGATGCTAGGGCTGTGGGCGTTTTTGCGCTTTACATGGGTTGGATCGGCCGTGCGGGCCGTGGCGCAGAACCGTGAATTTGCCGAACTGTCGGGCATTCGCGCGCGCGCCATGTATGCAGTGGCCTTTGCCATCGCGGCGGGTCTTGCAGGGTTCGCTGGTGTGATGCTGGGTGCTATCCGCTTCATCACACCAGGGCTGGGCGGCGAGCCTTTGATCAAAGCGATGATCGTGGTAATACTGGGAGGGCTCGGCTCAATACCCGGCACCATTATCGGCTCATACCTCGTGGGCTTTGGTGAGGCCGCATCGACCTATTTTCTTGGGGCCTACTGGACGCAGGCCGCGCTCTTCCTCGTGTTTATTATCATTCTGGTAATCCGACCCAATGGGATCATGGGCCGCAAATGA
- a CDS encoding branched-chain amino acid ABC transporter permease — protein sequence MTRKHLIILAFFALLAVLPLITNDSYIRHVSIVALLYAIVVSGWNISLGFGGVFNFAHLAFFAIAAYATGILTKTYGFPSWMGVPIGVTASVIASLIVCLPVLRLKGIYVILVTFGFGQLCLQFVLNQRSLTGGNFGFVQIPPLRVFGYSFRSDQALGYYYLALVVLILTILLVSWFRRSPFGWRVAALRENEDYAIARGIALARVRLATFAFSAIFPGAAGAIYAQYVRAASPDMFGFSFLTIALSMLLLGGVATVWGPVVGALVFAILTEIMTPLGPGRYLVTAVLIVSILRFFPKGLAGIPDGLATWHAKWRGQRLSKRPHAID from the coding sequence ATGACTCGCAAGCATCTTATCATACTTGCATTCTTCGCGCTGCTGGCGGTGCTGCCGCTTATCACCAATGACAGCTATATTCGGCATGTGTCCATCGTCGCACTACTCTATGCGATTGTGGTTTCGGGGTGGAACATCTCGCTGGGTTTCGGCGGCGTGTTCAACTTTGCACATTTGGCCTTCTTTGCCATTGCGGCCTATGCGACTGGAATTCTAACGAAAACCTATGGTTTTCCCAGTTGGATGGGTGTTCCCATTGGCGTCACTGCGTCGGTTATTGCCAGCCTGATCGTCTGCCTGCCGGTGCTGCGATTAAAGGGAATTTATGTCATCCTCGTCACATTCGGTTTTGGGCAACTTTGCCTGCAATTCGTCTTAAATCAACGCTCGCTAACCGGGGGCAACTTTGGTTTTGTCCAGATTCCGCCGCTGCGGGTCTTTGGTTATTCCTTCCGCTCGGACCAGGCTTTGGGATATTACTATCTGGCCTTGGTCGTCTTGATCCTCACCATCCTATTGGTAAGTTGGTTCCGCCGATCTCCCTTCGGGTGGCGCGTCGCAGCACTGCGCGAGAACGAGGATTATGCCATCGCGCGAGGTATCGCGCTTGCGAGGGTGCGGCTTGCCACATTCGCCTTTTCTGCTATCTTTCCGGGGGCAGCAGGGGCAATTTATGCGCAATATGTGCGAGCGGCCTCACCCGACATGTTTGGTTTTTCATTTCTCACCATCGCGTTATCGATGCTTCTTCTGGGAGGCGTCGCCACTGTGTGGGGGCCGGTGGTTGGCGCATTGGTGTTTGCCATTCTGACCGAAATCATGACCCCGCTGGGGCCAGGACGCTATCTGGTCACAGCTGTACTAATTGTGTCGATCCTCAGGTTTTTTCCTAAGGGGCTTGCGGGCATCCCCGATGGTCTAGCCACGTGGCACGCCAAGTGGCGTGGGCAAAGGCTGTCGAAAAGGCCTCATGCAATAGACTGA